From a single Osmerus mordax isolate fOsmMor3 chromosome 14, fOsmMor3.pri, whole genome shotgun sequence genomic region:
- the nedd4l gene encoding E3 ubiquitin-protein ligase NEDD4-like isoform X8: protein MSHRLRLYFGSGCSDTGPVLEDREEPATQEGERAAAFRTQPQPPPFRTLYFPGPPDCSLKRSSSMFIPQLTLAEPRPTMSSSMQISLQRSAAGPTDEEIPPPSYSQGPAPAYTEPGSMDLPPPYYNRDVSASFTEPDLPKRRVVMLPQNGSNSMTNAHNRGPPGVSIGGFCIQRYSPDGSDIQQVRILPYGSGGPRGPCHWSVQQNSDTGLGGTQRLVFQLQERQGCMGPGADLGITGSKGGRVVRYPKFRLERNPSHQPQPVESSQRASPGEEPPAREEISPSEMGSQKMEVQDGPKGCTFKIRRESLKRQPHFKIYFSQGAGNHTSFGNGTGRNSPQTRDDFLGQVDVPLNHLPTEDPAMERPYTFKDFNLRPRSHKSRVKGFLRLKMAYLPKQGGPEEEGADIREEAEGWEVADSADPGSQRPQQLLPPLPPGWEEKVDNLGRTYYVNHNKRTTQWKRPSTMDVISETESDNQQRQITQQAHRVFRSRRHISEDLENEHVEPRDMDDSWEPISEEDPSEPIPGPSSSLAMTPLQQTPASQEFSDEVSLRLSLTPGPLGPDTNGEVAGPSSALSQLSNRLRSSSMTDGVSDLQAQPPPPASPSSAAYALTTPGLPPGWEERKDAKGRTYYVNHNTRSTTWTRPVVQLPEDRASTSAASPGPAAASPSPSSSSASASNSHIIEPQVRRPRSLSSPTVTLSTPLEGASNIQVRRAVKDTLSNPQSPQPSPYSSPKSQHKPQQSFLPPGWEMRIAPNGRPFFIDHNSRVTTWEDPRLKYPVHLRTKASLDPGDLGPLPNLLEEPGWEERIHADGRTFYIDHNTKNTQWEDPRLQSPAITGPAVPYSREFKQKYDYFRKKLKKPADIPNRFEMKLHRNNIFEESYRRIMSLKRPDILKARLWIEFESEKGLDYGGVAREWFFLLSKEMFNPYYGLFEYSATDNYTLQINPNSGLCNEDHLSYFKFIGRVAGMAVFHGKLLDGFFIRPFYKMMLGKQISLKDMESVDSEYYNSLKWILENDPTELDLRFSIDEDNFGQTYQVDLKPSGSDLLVTNDNKKEYIDLVIQWRFVNRVQKQMNAFLEGFTELILIDLIKIFDENELELLMCGLGDVDVNDWRQHTVYKNGYCPNHPVIQWFWKAVLLMDAEKRIRLLQFVTGTSRVPMNGFAELYGSNGPQLFTIEQWGTPEKLPRAHTCFNRLDLPTYETFDDLREKLLMAVENAQGFEGVD, encoded by the exons ATGTCCCACCGGCTGCGTCTCTACTTTGGCTCCGGCTGCAGCGACACGGGCCCGGTGCTGGAGGACCGAGAAGAACCCGCCACGCAGGAAGGCGAGCGGGCCGCAGCATTCCGCACGCAGCCGCAGCCGCCGCCATTCAGGACGCTGTATTTCCCCGGGCCTCCAGACTGCTCCCTTAAACGCAGTTCCTCCATGTTTATCCCCCAGCTCACCTTGGCCGAGCCGCGGCCCACCATGAGCTCCTCCATGCAGATCTCCCTCCAGCGCTCGGCCGCCGGGCCCACAGACGAGGAGATTCCGCCACCCAGCTACTCGCAGGGCCCGGCCCCAGCCTACACAGAGCCAGGCAGCATGGACTTACCTCCACCCTACTACAACAGAGACGTCTCAGCCAGCTTCACGGAGCCCGACCTACCAAAACGCAGGGTTGTCATGTTGCCCCAGAATGGCTCCAACAGCATGACTAACGCCCATAACAGAGGTCCGCCTGGAGTCAGCATTGGAGGGTTTTGCATCCAGAGGTACTCCCCTGATGGGTCAGACATCCAGCAAGTCAGGATCCTACCCTACGGTTCTGGAGGTCCCAGGGGACCGTGTCACTGGTCTGTCCAGCAGAACTCAGACACAGGTCTCGGTGGGACCCAGAGGCTGGTGTTTCAGCTCCAGGAACGGCAGGGCTGCATGGGCCCAGGAGCTGATCTCGGCATCACAGGTTCCAAGGGCGGCCGTGTGGTGCGTTATCCAAAGTTTAGACTGGAGAGGAACCCTTCCCACCAGCCACAGCCCGTGGAAAGCTCCCAGAGAGCCAGCCCTGGTGAGGAGCCCCCTGCCAGAGAAGAGATCTCCCCCTCTGAGATGGGCAGTCAGAAAATGGAGGTGCAAGATGGACCCAAAGGCTGTACTTTCAAAATCAGGAGGGAGTCCTTGAAAAGACAGCCTCACTTCAAGATCTATTTCAGTCAAGGTGCAGGCAATCACACAAGCTTTGGAAATGGCACTGGCAGGAATAGTCCCCAG ACCAGAGATGATTTCCTTGGACAAGTCGACGTGCCTCTCAATCATTTGCCG ACGGAGGATCCTGCAATGGAGCGTCCGTACACATTTAAGGACTTCAATCTCCGTCCACGAAG CCACAAGTCCAGGGTGAAGGGCTTCCTGCGTCTGAAGATGGCTTATCTACCAAAGCAAGGTGgtccagaggaggagggtgcgGATAtaagggaggaggcagag GGGTGGGAGGTGGCCGACTCTGCCGACCCGGGCTCCCAGCGGCCCCAGCAGCTGCTGCCCCCGCTGCCCCCTGgctgggaggagaaggtggacaaCCTCGGGCGCACCTACTACGTCAACCACAACAAACGCACTACACAGTGGAAACGTCCCAGCACCAT ggACGTGATCTCGGAAACGGAGAGCGACAACCAGCAGCGTCAGATCACCCAGCAGGCCCACAGGGTGTTCCGCTCGCGACGCCACATCAGCGAGGACCTGGAGAACGAACACGTCGAGCCCAGAGACATGGATGAT TCTTGGGAGCCAATCTCTGAGGAGGACCCCAGCGAACCTATTCcaggcccctcctcctcgctggccATGACGCCCCTCCAGCAGACGCCGGCCTCCCAGGAGTTTTCCGATGAGGTGTCCCTGCGGCTGTCCCTCACCCCGGGCCCCCTGGGGCCCGACACCAACGGAGAGGTGGCAGGacccagctctgctctg aGTCAGCTCTCAAACAGACTGCGTTCCTCCAGCATGACAGATGGAGTGAGTGACCTCCaagcccagcctcctcctcccgcg TCGCCCTCGTCTGCGGCCTACGCCCTGACCACCCCAGGACTGCCCcctggatgggaggagaggaaggacgcCAAGGGACGCACCTACTACGTCAACCATAACACCCGCAGCACCACTTGGACCAGACCTGTTGTGCAG CTACCTGAAGACAGAGCCAGCACCTCGGCAGCCTCCCCAGGGCCCGCGGCGGCCAGCCCttcgccctcctcttcctcagcctcagcctccaaCAGTCACATAATCGAGCCCCAAGTCCGCCGGCCCCGTAGCCTCAGTTCCCCCACAGTTACCCTGTCCACCCCCCTGGAG GGGGCCAGCAACATCCAGGTGCGTCGGGCGGTGAAGGAcaccctctccaacccccagtCTCCCCAGCCGTCCCCCTACAGCTCCCCCAAGTCACAGCACAAGCCCCAGCAGAGCTTCCTGCCCCCGGGCTGGGAGATGAGGATAGCTCCCAACGGGCGGCCCTTCTTCATAGACCACAACAGCAGGGTCACAACCTGG gagGACCCCAGGTTGAAGTATCCGGTCCACTTGAGGACCAAGGCGTCTTTGGATCCGGGTGACCTAGGACCTCTTCCT AACCTACTAGAGGAG CCCGGCTGGGAGGAGCGTATCCACGCAGATGGACGCACCTTCTACATCGACCACA ACACCAAGAACACCCAATGGGAAGACCCCCGTCTCCAGAGCCCGGCCATCACAGGACCT GCTGTGCCGTACTCTAGAGAATTCAAACAGAAATATGATTACTTCAGAAAGAAGTTGAAGAAACCG GCCGACATCCCCAACCGCTTTGAGATGAAGCTCCACAGGAATAACATCTTCGAGGAGTCGTACCGGCGCATCATGTCGCTGAAGAGGCCGGACATCCTCAAGGCCCGTCTCTGGATCGAGTTTGAGTCGGAGAAGGGACTGGACTACGGGGGCGTGGCCAGAGAGTGGTTCTTCCTGTTGTCCAAAGAGATGTTCAACCCTTACTACGGCCTCTTTGAGTATTCGGCCAC AGATAACTACACTCTCCAGATCAACCCCAACTCCGGCTTGTGCAATGAGGACCACCTCTCCTACTTCAAGTTCATTGGCCGCGTGGCTGGGATGGCCGTTTTCCACGGGAAGCTATTGGATG GGTTCTTCATCCGGCCCTTTTACAAGATGATGCTGGGGAAGCAGATTTCTCTGAAGGACATGGAGTCTGTG GACAGTGAATACTACAACTCTCTAAAGTGGATTCTGGAGAATGACCCCACTGAGTTGGACCTGCGGTTCAGTATCGACGAGGACAACTTTGGACAG ACATACCAGGTCGACCTGAAACCCAGTGGATCAGATCTGCTGGTCACCAACGACAACAAGAAGGAATACATTGA CCTAGTCATCCAGTGGAGGTTTGTCAACCGGGTCCAGAAGCAGATGAATGCATTTCTTGAG GGGTTCACGGAGCTCATTCTCATTGACTTGATCAAGATCTTTGATGAAAACGAGCTGGAG ctattGATGTGTGGGCTCGGTGATGTGGATGTCAACGATTGGAGACAACACACCGTCTACAAAAATGGCTACTGCCCCAACCACCCTGTCATCCAGTGGTTCTGGAAg GCCGTACTGCTGATGGACGCCGAGAAGAGGATCCGACTGCTGCAGTTTGTCACAGGGACGTCGAGGGTTCCTATGAATGGCTTTGCTGAGCTCTACG GTTCCAATGGACCCCAGCTCTTCACCATTGAACAGTGGGGGACCCCAGAAAAACTGCCCAGAGCCCACACCTG TTTCAACCGCCTGGACTTGCCCACCTACGAGACCTTCGACGACCTGCGAGAAAAGCTCCTCATGGCCGTGGAGAACGCCCAGGGCTTCGAGGGCGTCGACTAG
- the nedd4l gene encoding E3 ubiquitin-protein ligase NEDD4-like isoform X4 yields the protein MSHRLRLYFGSGCSDTGPVLEDREEPATQEGERAAAFRTQPQPPPFRTLYFPGPPDCSLKRSSSMFIPQLTLAEPRPTMSSSMQISLQRSAAGPTDEEIPPPSYSQGPAPAYTEPGSMDLPPPYYNRDVSASFTEPDLPKRRVVMLPQNGSNSMTNAHNRGPPGVSIGGFCIQRYSPDGSDIQQVRILPYGSGGPRGPCHWSVQQNSDTGLGGTQRLVFQLQERQGCMGPGADLGITGSKGGRVVRYPKFRLERNPSHQPQPVESSQRASPGEEPPAREEISPSEMGSQKMEVQDGPKGCTFKIRRESLKRQPHFKIYFSQGAGNHTSFGNGTGRNSPQTRDDFLGQVDVPLNHLPTEDPAMERPYTFKDFNLRPRSHKSRVKGFLRLKMAYLPKQGGPEEEGADIREEAEGWEVADSADPGSQRPQQLLPPLPPGWEEKVDNLGRTYYVNHNKRTTQWKRPSTMDVISETESDNQQRQITQQAHRVFRSRRHISEDLENEHVEPRDMDDSWEPISEEDPSEPIPGPSSSLAMTPLQQTPASQEFSDEVSLRLSLTPGPLGPDTNGEVAGPSSALSQLSNRLRSSSMTDGVSDLQAQPPPPASSQTRRTRAQTVTGVEEPMSPSSAAYALTTPGLPPGWEERKDAKGRTYYVNHNTRSTTWTRPVVQLPEDRASTSAASPGPAAASPSPSSSSASASNSHIIEPQVRRPRSLSSPTVTLSTPLEGASNIQVRRAVKDTLSNPQSPQPSPYSSPKSQHKPQQSFLPPGWEMRIAPNGRPFFIDHNSRVTTWEDPRLKYPVHLRTKASLDPGDLGPLPNLLEEPGWEERIHADGRTFYIDHNTKNTQWEDPRLQSPAITGPAVPYSREFKQKYDYFRKKLKKPADIPNRFEMKLHRNNIFEESYRRIMSLKRPDILKARLWIEFESEKGLDYGGVAREWFFLLSKEMFNPYYGLFEYSATDNYTLQINPNSGLCNEDHLSYFKFIGRVAGMAVFHGKLLDGFFIRPFYKMMLGKQISLKDMESVDSEYYNSLKWILENDPTELDLRFSIDEDNFGQTYQVDLKPSGSDLLVTNDNKKEYIDLVIQWRFVNRVQKQMNAFLEGFTELILIDLIKIFDENELELLMCGLGDVDVNDWRQHTVYKNGYCPNHPVIQWFWKAVLLMDAEKRIRLLQFVTGTSRVPMNGFAELYGSNGPQLFTIEQWGTPEKLPRAHTCFNRLDLPTYETFDDLREKLLMAVENAQGFEGVD from the exons ATGTCCCACCGGCTGCGTCTCTACTTTGGCTCCGGCTGCAGCGACACGGGCCCGGTGCTGGAGGACCGAGAAGAACCCGCCACGCAGGAAGGCGAGCGGGCCGCAGCATTCCGCACGCAGCCGCAGCCGCCGCCATTCAGGACGCTGTATTTCCCCGGGCCTCCAGACTGCTCCCTTAAACGCAGTTCCTCCATGTTTATCCCCCAGCTCACCTTGGCCGAGCCGCGGCCCACCATGAGCTCCTCCATGCAGATCTCCCTCCAGCGCTCGGCCGCCGGGCCCACAGACGAGGAGATTCCGCCACCCAGCTACTCGCAGGGCCCGGCCCCAGCCTACACAGAGCCAGGCAGCATGGACTTACCTCCACCCTACTACAACAGAGACGTCTCAGCCAGCTTCACGGAGCCCGACCTACCAAAACGCAGGGTTGTCATGTTGCCCCAGAATGGCTCCAACAGCATGACTAACGCCCATAACAGAGGTCCGCCTGGAGTCAGCATTGGAGGGTTTTGCATCCAGAGGTACTCCCCTGATGGGTCAGACATCCAGCAAGTCAGGATCCTACCCTACGGTTCTGGAGGTCCCAGGGGACCGTGTCACTGGTCTGTCCAGCAGAACTCAGACACAGGTCTCGGTGGGACCCAGAGGCTGGTGTTTCAGCTCCAGGAACGGCAGGGCTGCATGGGCCCAGGAGCTGATCTCGGCATCACAGGTTCCAAGGGCGGCCGTGTGGTGCGTTATCCAAAGTTTAGACTGGAGAGGAACCCTTCCCACCAGCCACAGCCCGTGGAAAGCTCCCAGAGAGCCAGCCCTGGTGAGGAGCCCCCTGCCAGAGAAGAGATCTCCCCCTCTGAGATGGGCAGTCAGAAAATGGAGGTGCAAGATGGACCCAAAGGCTGTACTTTCAAAATCAGGAGGGAGTCCTTGAAAAGACAGCCTCACTTCAAGATCTATTTCAGTCAAGGTGCAGGCAATCACACAAGCTTTGGAAATGGCACTGGCAGGAATAGTCCCCAG ACCAGAGATGATTTCCTTGGACAAGTCGACGTGCCTCTCAATCATTTGCCG ACGGAGGATCCTGCAATGGAGCGTCCGTACACATTTAAGGACTTCAATCTCCGTCCACGAAG CCACAAGTCCAGGGTGAAGGGCTTCCTGCGTCTGAAGATGGCTTATCTACCAAAGCAAGGTGgtccagaggaggagggtgcgGATAtaagggaggaggcagag GGGTGGGAGGTGGCCGACTCTGCCGACCCGGGCTCCCAGCGGCCCCAGCAGCTGCTGCCCCCGCTGCCCCCTGgctgggaggagaaggtggacaaCCTCGGGCGCACCTACTACGTCAACCACAACAAACGCACTACACAGTGGAAACGTCCCAGCACCAT ggACGTGATCTCGGAAACGGAGAGCGACAACCAGCAGCGTCAGATCACCCAGCAGGCCCACAGGGTGTTCCGCTCGCGACGCCACATCAGCGAGGACCTGGAGAACGAACACGTCGAGCCCAGAGACATGGATGAT TCTTGGGAGCCAATCTCTGAGGAGGACCCCAGCGAACCTATTCcaggcccctcctcctcgctggccATGACGCCCCTCCAGCAGACGCCGGCCTCCCAGGAGTTTTCCGATGAGGTGTCCCTGCGGCTGTCCCTCACCCCGGGCCCCCTGGGGCCCGACACCAACGGAGAGGTGGCAGGacccagctctgctctg aGTCAGCTCTCAAACAGACTGCGTTCCTCCAGCATGACAGATGGAGTGAGTGACCTCCaagcccagcctcctcctcccgcg AGCTCCCAGACCAGAAGAACCAGAGCTCAGACAGTCACGGGCGTAGAGGAGCCCATG TCGCCCTCGTCTGCGGCCTACGCCCTGACCACCCCAGGACTGCCCcctggatgggaggagaggaaggacgcCAAGGGACGCACCTACTACGTCAACCATAACACCCGCAGCACCACTTGGACCAGACCTGTTGTGCAG CTACCTGAAGACAGAGCCAGCACCTCGGCAGCCTCCCCAGGGCCCGCGGCGGCCAGCCCttcgccctcctcttcctcagcctcagcctccaaCAGTCACATAATCGAGCCCCAAGTCCGCCGGCCCCGTAGCCTCAGTTCCCCCACAGTTACCCTGTCCACCCCCCTGGAG GGGGCCAGCAACATCCAGGTGCGTCGGGCGGTGAAGGAcaccctctccaacccccagtCTCCCCAGCCGTCCCCCTACAGCTCCCCCAAGTCACAGCACAAGCCCCAGCAGAGCTTCCTGCCCCCGGGCTGGGAGATGAGGATAGCTCCCAACGGGCGGCCCTTCTTCATAGACCACAACAGCAGGGTCACAACCTGG gagGACCCCAGGTTGAAGTATCCGGTCCACTTGAGGACCAAGGCGTCTTTGGATCCGGGTGACCTAGGACCTCTTCCT AACCTACTAGAGGAG CCCGGCTGGGAGGAGCGTATCCACGCAGATGGACGCACCTTCTACATCGACCACA ACACCAAGAACACCCAATGGGAAGACCCCCGTCTCCAGAGCCCGGCCATCACAGGACCT GCTGTGCCGTACTCTAGAGAATTCAAACAGAAATATGATTACTTCAGAAAGAAGTTGAAGAAACCG GCCGACATCCCCAACCGCTTTGAGATGAAGCTCCACAGGAATAACATCTTCGAGGAGTCGTACCGGCGCATCATGTCGCTGAAGAGGCCGGACATCCTCAAGGCCCGTCTCTGGATCGAGTTTGAGTCGGAGAAGGGACTGGACTACGGGGGCGTGGCCAGAGAGTGGTTCTTCCTGTTGTCCAAAGAGATGTTCAACCCTTACTACGGCCTCTTTGAGTATTCGGCCAC AGATAACTACACTCTCCAGATCAACCCCAACTCCGGCTTGTGCAATGAGGACCACCTCTCCTACTTCAAGTTCATTGGCCGCGTGGCTGGGATGGCCGTTTTCCACGGGAAGCTATTGGATG GGTTCTTCATCCGGCCCTTTTACAAGATGATGCTGGGGAAGCAGATTTCTCTGAAGGACATGGAGTCTGTG GACAGTGAATACTACAACTCTCTAAAGTGGATTCTGGAGAATGACCCCACTGAGTTGGACCTGCGGTTCAGTATCGACGAGGACAACTTTGGACAG ACATACCAGGTCGACCTGAAACCCAGTGGATCAGATCTGCTGGTCACCAACGACAACAAGAAGGAATACATTGA CCTAGTCATCCAGTGGAGGTTTGTCAACCGGGTCCAGAAGCAGATGAATGCATTTCTTGAG GGGTTCACGGAGCTCATTCTCATTGACTTGATCAAGATCTTTGATGAAAACGAGCTGGAG ctattGATGTGTGGGCTCGGTGATGTGGATGTCAACGATTGGAGACAACACACCGTCTACAAAAATGGCTACTGCCCCAACCACCCTGTCATCCAGTGGTTCTGGAAg GCCGTACTGCTGATGGACGCCGAGAAGAGGATCCGACTGCTGCAGTTTGTCACAGGGACGTCGAGGGTTCCTATGAATGGCTTTGCTGAGCTCTACG GTTCCAATGGACCCCAGCTCTTCACCATTGAACAGTGGGGGACCCCAGAAAAACTGCCCAGAGCCCACACCTG TTTCAACCGCCTGGACTTGCCCACCTACGAGACCTTCGACGACCTGCGAGAAAAGCTCCTCATGGCCGTGGAGAACGCCCAGGGCTTCGAGGGCGTCGACTAG